In one window of Epinephelus fuscoguttatus linkage group LG20, E.fuscoguttatus.final_Chr_v1 DNA:
- the LOC125880941 gene encoding dual specificity phosphatase 29-like codes for MASHKSKTGTKINVRKAAEESSPVDEYVTPGGYELEKILNRGSVAYTHVNEVWPNVYIGDEDTARDKYKLRSLGITHILNAAEGTWNSVDTGAGYYRDMDIVYYGVVAEDVTTFDLSQYFFSASRFIEKTLSNPLNKLLVHCVMGRSRSATLFLAYLMICEHMTVVDAIEHVKKRRRIIPNWGFLKQLRELDMQLLGRGEDSTEDS; via the exons ATGGCTTCTCACAAGTCAAAGACTGGCACCAAGATAAATGTTAGAAAGGCAGCGGAGGAATCCAGTCCAGTGGATGAATATGTCACACCTGGGGGCTATGAGCTGGAGAAAATCCTAAACCGTGGGAGTGTGGCTTACACTCATGTCAACGAGGTCTGGCCTAATGTCTACATCGGGGACGA GGACACTGCGAGGGACAAGTATAAGCTGAGGAGCTTGGGGATTACGCACATCTTGAATGCAGCAGAGGGGACGTGGAACAGCGTGGACACTGGAGCTGGTTACTACAGAGACATGGACATCGTCTACTACGGAGTGGTAGCAGAAGATGTCACAACATTTGACCTCAGCCAGTATTTCTTCTCTGCTTCCCGGTTCATAGAAAAAACGCTGAGCAATCCTCTGA ATAAACTGCTGGTGCACTGTGTGATGGGGAGAAGTCGGTCCGCCACACTTTTCCTCGCCTACCTCATGATCTGTGAGCACATGACGGTTGTCGACGCCATCGAGCACGTGAAGAAACGCAGGAGGATCATCCCCAACTGGGGCTTCCTGAAACAGCTGAGAGAGCTGGACATGCAGCTCCTGGGGAGAGGGGAAGACTCGACAGAGGACAGCTGA
- the LOC125880944 gene encoding dual specificity phosphatase 29-like, which translates to MSPEEEPEYQTPPTCDLLSLLLKNRRPTGAVNEVWPNLYIGDAATAQHKTLLVDLGITHVVNAADGPQHIDTGPHFYKDTNIQYHGVEAPDCKDFDLSPFFTETADFIHGALSQKGKVLVHCARGISRSATLALAFLMIKERLTLVEAVEAIRRHRNILPNVGFLNQLCRLDSSLALQRKQHNIKE; encoded by the exons ATGAGCCCAGAGGAGGAGCCAGAGTATCAGACACCGCCCACCTGCGATCTGCTCAGCCTTCTGCTGAAGAACAGACGCCCCACTGGAGCTGTCAACGAGGTTTGGCCCAACCTCTACATCGGAGACGC GGCTACAGCTCAGCATAAAACCCTGTTAGTGGATCTGGGAATAACTCATGTGGTGAATGCTGCAGATGGCCCCCAGCACATTGACACTGGGCCACATTTCTACAAAGACACCAACATACAGTATCATGGAGTAGAGGCACCAGACTGTAAAGACTTTGACTTGAGCCCATTCTTCACTGAGACGGCTGATTTCATTCATGGTGCTCTGAGTCAGAAAG GTAAAGTGCTTGTCCACTGTGCACGAGGAATCAGCCGCTCAGCAACTTTAGCACTGGCCTTCCTCATGATCAAAGAAAGACTTACCCTGGTTGAGGCGGTGGAGGCCATTcgcagacacagaaacattctTCCAAATGTTGGATTTCTGAATCAGCTCTGTCGGTTGGACTCTTCCTTggccctgcagaggaaacaacaCAACATCAAGGAGTGA
- the LOC125880942 gene encoding dual specificity protein phosphatase 13-like, producing the protein MPRGFSCLGSPEGADGRYETPPASELQRLMWTKSGSSNRLDEVQPRIYIGDMYAAKDKRTLQAHRITHVLNAADGKYSVSTGPSFYRDTKITYHGVEAFDMPSFDLSPFFYPAANFIKNALSSPTGKVFVHCAMGISRSSTLVLAYLMIHENMTLVDAIKAVSANRNISPNSGFLEQLRALDQKLYCQGSSRSWSTNGRT; encoded by the exons ATGCCCAGAGGCTTCAGCTGCTTGGGGAGCCCTGAGGGGGCAGACGGCAGGTATGAGACCCCCCCGGCTTCAGAGCTCCAGAGGCTGATGTGGACAAAGAGTGGGAGCAGCAACCGTCTGGATGAGGTTCAGCCTAGGATCTATATTGGAGACAT GTATGCAGCCAAAGACAAGAGGACACTCCAGGCTCACCGCATCACCCATGTGCTCAACGCTGCTGATGGGAAGTACAGTGTGAGCACGGGCCCCAGCTTCTACAGAGACACCAAAATCACTTATCATGGAGTGGAAGCTTTTGACATGCCATCCTTTGACTTGAGTCCCTTCTTTTACCCAGCGGCCAATTTTATCAAGAATGCTTTGAGCTCGCCCACAG GTAAAGTGTTCGTCCACTGTGCGATGGGAATCAGCCGCTCGTCCACCTTGGTTCTGGCCTACCTGATGATCCACGAGAACATGACGCTGGTGGATGCCATCAAAGCTGTCAGCGCCAACAGGAACATCTCACCTAACAGCGGTTTCCTGGAGCAGCTACGAGCGCTGGACCAAAAGCTGTACTGCCAGGGATCATCGAGGAGCTGGAGTACCAATGGGCGGACATGA
- the LOC125880943 gene encoding dual specificity protein phosphatase 26-like isoform X3, which translates to MSNLKGKRKEYLSVKDLQKVLDSCKLHLSQVDEVWPNIYIGNLAVAQNKTALQKLDDSTHFDLDVYFQPAADFIHKALKSPDGKVLVHCIMGMSRSSTLVLAYLMIYHHLPLKQALQKLIQKRAIYPNRNFLALLLDLDLQLMRKKKKTCQIL; encoded by the exons atgtcaaacttgaaAGGCAAAAGAAAAGAGTATCTAAGTGTGAAGGATCTGCAGAAGGTTTTGGACTCATGTAAGCTTCATCTCAGTCAAGTTGATGAGGTCTGGCCGAATATTTACATAGGAAATTT GGCAGTAGCCCAAAACAAGACTGCCTTGCAGAAATTAG ATGACTCGACACACTTTGATCTGGATGTTTACTTCCAGCCTGCAGCTGATTTCATTCATAAGGCTCTGAAGTCACCTGATG GGAAAGTTCTGGTGCACTGCATCATGGGAATGAGCCGGTCATCGACCTTGGTGTTAGCGTACCTCATGATCTACCATCACCTCCCGCTCAAACAGGCTCTGCAGAAACTGATCCAGAAGAGAGCAATCTACCCCAACAGGAATTTTCTGGCTTTGCTGTTGGATCTGGATCTCCAGCTGatgagaaagaagaaaaaaacatgtcagatCTTGTAG
- the LOC125880943 gene encoding dual specificity protein phosphatase 26-like isoform X2, producing MSNLKGKRKEYLSVKDLQKVLDSCKLHLSQVDEVWPNIYIGNLAVAQNKTALQKLADDSTHFDLDVYFQPAADFIHKALKSPDGKVLVHCIMGMSRSSTLVLAYLMIYHHLPLKQALQKLIQKRAIYPNRNFLALLLDLDLQLMRKKKKTCQIL from the exons atgtcaaacttgaaAGGCAAAAGAAAAGAGTATCTAAGTGTGAAGGATCTGCAGAAGGTTTTGGACTCATGTAAGCTTCATCTCAGTCAAGTTGATGAGGTCTGGCCGAATATTTACATAGGAAATTT GGCAGTAGCCCAAAACAAGACTGCCTTGCAGAAATTAG CAGATGACTCGACACACTTTGATCTGGATGTTTACTTCCAGCCTGCAGCTGATTTCATTCATAAGGCTCTGAAGTCACCTGATG GGAAAGTTCTGGTGCACTGCATCATGGGAATGAGCCGGTCATCGACCTTGGTGTTAGCGTACCTCATGATCTACCATCACCTCCCGCTCAAACAGGCTCTGCAGAAACTGATCCAGAAGAGAGCAATCTACCCCAACAGGAATTTTCTGGCTTTGCTGTTGGATCTGGATCTCCAGCTGatgagaaagaagaaaaaaacatgtcagatCTTGTAG
- the LOC125880943 gene encoding dual specificity protein phosphatase 13-like isoform X1 gives MSNLKGKRKEYLSVKDLQKVLDSCKLHLSQVDEVWPNIYIGNLAVAQNKTALQKLGITHVLNAAHSKQGSIGNQSFYGNSFVYCGIPADDSTHFDLDVYFQPAADFIHKALKSPDGKVLVHCIMGMSRSSTLVLAYLMIYHHLPLKQALQKLIQKRAIYPNRNFLALLLDLDLQLMRKKKKTCQIL, from the exons atgtcaaacttgaaAGGCAAAAGAAAAGAGTATCTAAGTGTGAAGGATCTGCAGAAGGTTTTGGACTCATGTAAGCTTCATCTCAGTCAAGTTGATGAGGTCTGGCCGAATATTTACATAGGAAATTT GGCAGTAGCCCAAAACAAGACTGCCTTGCAGAAATTAGGTATAACTCATGTATTAAACGCTGCTCACTCCAAGCAAGGCAGCATAGGGAACCAAAGCTTTTATGGCAACAGCTTTGTGTATTGTGGCATTCCAGCAGATGACTCGACACACTTTGATCTGGATGTTTACTTCCAGCCTGCAGCTGATTTCATTCATAAGGCTCTGAAGTCACCTGATG GGAAAGTTCTGGTGCACTGCATCATGGGAATGAGCCGGTCATCGACCTTGGTGTTAGCGTACCTCATGATCTACCATCACCTCCCGCTCAAACAGGCTCTGCAGAAACTGATCCAGAAGAGAGCAATCTACCCCAACAGGAATTTTCTGGCTTTGCTGTTGGATCTGGATCTCCAGCTGatgagaaagaagaaaaaaacatgtcagatCTTGTAG
- the LOC125880946 gene encoding LOW QUALITY PROTEIN: sphingomyelin synthase-related protein 1-like (The sequence of the model RefSeq protein was modified relative to this genomic sequence to represent the inferred CDS: deleted 1 base in 1 codon) — translation MVDHEVPLQAGPNCLFNPTRPLLDSFFERSHGHIIDINSASLQSEEEMTQLSVRRWTPKHVAKWLREEGFCDYVDLLCNKHRLDGTSLLALSEYDLRSPPLELKVLGDIKRLMVSIRKLQKQNIDVLEELGLPFDGHSPTGSGGSLDWLCNGDPGRDCDSTDTAPVGEEYHQYTNGKYKQQTRRLDPEYWKTALSSIYVVFVFGFTSFVMVIVHERVPDMRTYPPLPDIFLDSVPRIPWAFAMAEACGVILCNVWLLVLLLHKHRSILLRRMCSLMGTVFMLRCITMFVTSLSVPGQHLQCSGKMYGDMWAKLQRAVAIWSGFGMTLTGVHTCGDYMFSGHTVVITLLNFFVTEYTPRSWNFIHTLSWVLNLFGIFFILAAHEHYSIDVFIAFYITTRLFLYYHTLANTRAYQQSRRARIWFPMFSFFECNVNGPVPNEYCWPFSRPAVMRRLIG, via the exons ATGGTAGATCATGAG GTCCCTTTGCAGGCTGGGCCCAACTGTCTCTTTAAT CCAACTCGTCCTCTGCTTGATAGCTTCTTTGAAAGGAGCCATGGTCACATTATAGACATAAATTCTGCAAG CCTTCAGAGTGAGGAGGAAATGACCCAGCTGAGTGTCCGTCGCTGGACGCCCAAACACGTCGCCAAGTGGCTGAGGGAAGAAGGCTTCTGTGACTATGTGGACCTGCTGTGTAACAAGCACCGACTGGATGGCACCAGTCTGCTTGCCCTCAGCGAGTATGACCTCCGCTCGCCACCTCTGGAGCTCAAGGTGCTGGGGGACATCAAGCGTCTGATGGTGTCTATTCGCAAACTACAGAAACAGAACATTGACGTGTTGGAGGAGCTGGGTCTTCCCTTCGACGGCCACTCTCCCACAGGCTCAGGAGGCAGTTTGGACTGGTTGTGTAATGGAGACCCAGGTAGAGACTGTGACAGCACTGACACTGCACCAGTGGGAGAGGAGTATCACCAGTACACTAATGGGAAGTACAAACAGCAGACGAGGCGCCTGGATCCAGAGTACTGGAAGACAGCACTTAGCTCCATCTACgtggtgtttgtgtttggcttcacctcCTTTGTCATGGTCATAGTGCATGAGAGGGTGCCTGACATGCGCACATACCCTCCACTGCCAGATATTTTCCTAGACAG TGTGCCTAGAATACCTTGGGCCTTTGCCATGGCTGAAGCATGTGGAGTGATCCTCTGTAATGTCTGGTTGCTGGTTCTATTGCTCCATAAACACAG GTCTATCCTTTTGCGGCGCATGTGCAGCCTCATGGGGACGGTGTTCATGCTCCGCTGCATCACCATGTTTGTCACCTCCCTGTCTGTGCCGGGACAACACCTGCAATGCTCAGGAAAG ATGTATGGTGACATGTGGGCCAAGCTGCAGCGAGCTGTGGCCATCTGGAGCGGTTTCGGGATGACGCTGACGGGAGTGCATACATGTGGTGACTACATGTTCAGCGGCCACACTGTGGTCATTACCCTGCTCAACTTCTTTGTCACAGAGT ACACCCCACGAAGCTGGAACTTCATTCACACGTTGTCCTGGGTCCTGAATCTCTTCGGCATCTTCTTCATCTTGGCTGCACATGAACACTACTCCATTGATGTGTTCATAGCCTTCTACATAACTACCAGACTCTTCCTCTACTACCACACTCTAGCCAACACCCGGGCCTACCAGCAGAGTCGACGTGCTCGCATCTGGTTCCCCATGTTCTCGTTCTTTGAGTGCAATGTCAACGGGCCCGTCCCCAACGAGTACTGCTGGCCCTTCTCTAGACCTGCTGTGATGAGGAGGCTTATTGGatag
- the LOC125880945 gene encoding dual specificity protein phosphatase 13-like, translating into MLSTMSNLQESIAVSPTTPSVKDLVKVLYGGKRFDNHVDEVWPNLFLGDMSVANDRYSLWKLGITHVLNAAHGRMHCQGSHDFYGSTVDYYGVPADDSPSFDLSRYFFPSAEYIQSALDTAGARVFVHCAVGVSRSATLVLAYLMIHHRYTLLEAINKVKEHRWIFPNRGFLKQLRALDLKLRKTS; encoded by the exons ATGCTGTCAACTATGAGCAATCTACAAGAAAGTATTGCAGTTTCACCCACCACTCCATCTGTGAAAGACTTGGTGAAGGTTTTGTACGGAGGAAAAAGGTTTGACAACCATGTGGATGAAGTTTGGCCTAACCTTTTCCTTGGCGACAT GTCAGTGGCCAATGATCGCTACAGTCTGTGGAAGCTGGGAATCACTCATGTTCTGAATGCAGCTCATGGAAGGATGCACTGTCAGGGGAGTCATGACTTCTACGGCTCCACTGTGGACTATTATGGGGTGCCTGCAGATGACTCACCATCCTTTGACCTCTCTCGCTATTTCTTTCCCTCTGCTGAGTATATTCAGAGTGCACTTGACACAGCTGGTG CTCGGGTTTTTGTCCACTGTGCAGTTGGAGTGAGCAGGTCTGCCACCCTTGTCCTGGCCTACCTAATGATCCACCACCGTTACACCTTGCTAGAAGCCATCAATAAGGTCAAAGAGCACAGATGGATTTTCCCAAACAGAGGATTCCTCAAACAGCTTCGTGCTTTGGATCTGAAACTGCGCAAGACATCCTGA